Proteins encoded within one genomic window of Mesorhizobium sp. AR10:
- a CDS encoding Gfo/Idh/MocA family protein: MVGASKSETGGGPIRYGMVGGGQGAFIGAVHRIAARMDNDFVLVAGALSANPERAKASAAELGLDPARSYGSYAEMAKAEAKRPDGIEAVAIVTPNNVHVPAAKAFLEAGIHVICDKPLATTLAEAKKLAAVVEKTGKVFVLTHNYTAYPMIRQAREMVAKGVLGDIRIVQSEYPQDWLTEDLAATGQKQAAWRSDPKQAGAGGALGDIGTHAYNLARFVSGLELDALSADLDAFVPGRLLDDNVNVMLRFKAVGRIHPAKGMIWASQVAPGHENGLKLRIYGSKGGLEWVQADPNYLWYTPFGQPKQLLTRNGAGALPVAGRVSRVPSGHPEGYLEGFANIYQEAARAIRAARKKGGKPGKDVVFPTIQDGVEGMAFIEACVKSSKKNGAWTKL, encoded by the coding sequence ATGGTCGGCGCATCGAAGTCGGAAACGGGAGGCGGCCCGATCCGCTATGGCATGGTCGGCGGCGGGCAAGGCGCCTTCATCGGCGCGGTGCACCGGATCGCGGCGCGCATGGACAATGATTTCGTGCTGGTCGCCGGTGCGCTGTCGGCGAATCCCGAGCGCGCCAAGGCATCGGCCGCTGAACTCGGGCTCGATCCCGCACGTAGCTACGGCTCCTACGCCGAGATGGCCAAGGCAGAAGCCAAGCGCCCCGATGGCATCGAGGCGGTGGCCATCGTCACCCCGAACAATGTGCATGTGCCGGCGGCGAAGGCCTTTCTCGAAGCCGGTATCCACGTCATCTGCGACAAGCCGCTGGCGACGACGCTGGCGGAAGCGAAGAAGCTGGCGGCTGTGGTCGAAAAGACAGGTAAGGTGTTCGTGCTGACCCACAACTACACCGCTTATCCGATGATCCGTCAGGCGCGCGAGATGGTGGCCAAGGGTGTGCTTGGCGACATCCGCATCGTGCAGTCGGAATATCCGCAGGACTGGCTGACCGAGGACCTTGCCGCCACCGGTCAGAAGCAGGCGGCGTGGCGCTCCGACCCCAAGCAGGCTGGTGCGGGCGGTGCGCTGGGCGACATCGGCACGCATGCCTACAATCTTGCCCGTTTCGTCTCTGGTCTGGAGCTCGATGCGCTGTCGGCCGATCTCGACGCCTTCGTGCCGGGCCGGCTGCTCGACGACAATGTCAATGTGATGCTGCGCTTTAAGGCGGTCGGCAGGATACACCCGGCCAAGGGCATGATCTGGGCCAGCCAGGTGGCGCCCGGCCATGAGAATGGGCTCAAGCTGCGCATCTATGGCTCCAAGGGTGGATTGGAATGGGTGCAGGCCGATCCGAACTATCTCTGGTACACGCCGTTCGGCCAGCCGAAGCAACTGCTCACCCGCAATGGCGCCGGCGCGCTGCCGGTGGCGGGGCGCGTCAGCCGCGTTCCGTCCGGCCATCCGGAAGGCTATCTCGAAGGCTTCGCCAACATCTACCAGGAAGCGGCCCGCGCCATCCGCGCGGCGCGCAAGAAAGGCGGCAAGCCGGGCAAGGACGTCGTCTTCCCGACCATCCAGGACGGCGTTGAAGGCATGGCATTCATCGAGGCCTGCGTGAAGTCGTCGAAGAAGAATGGGGCGTGGACGAAGCTCTGA
- a CDS encoding sugar phosphate isomerase/epimerase family protein, translating into MHLSTHNWMRAEPLETTLKRIKKFGYESIEISGEPEQYKTKETRALLKEHGIRCWGAVTLMLGERNLAAKNQGQRERSVQYVKDVLTMVSELDGEIITLVPATVGKVVPDGTEEEEWKWVVDATRECFTHAKKVGVKIAVEPLNRFETYLFNRGAQALALADAVSPECGVCLDAYHIHMEEFNVYDAIRQVGKRLFDFHVADNNRFAAGLGQIDWPKIIATLREVGYDGALTNEFVAPVDRTPAAPYPDMVERNPVDISPEQLKFIQDHGSSVLTEKFYTDQMRINAETLLPLIK; encoded by the coding sequence ATGCATCTTTCGACGCACAACTGGATGCGGGCGGAGCCGTTGGAAACGACGCTGAAGCGCATCAAGAAATTCGGCTACGAGTCGATCGAGATTTCCGGCGAGCCCGAACAATACAAGACCAAGGAGACGCGCGCGCTCCTGAAGGAACACGGCATCCGCTGCTGGGGTGCGGTGACGCTGATGCTGGGTGAGCGCAATCTTGCCGCCAAGAACCAGGGCCAGCGCGAGCGCTCCGTGCAGTACGTCAAGGACGTGCTGACCATGGTCAGCGAACTCGACGGCGAGATCATCACGCTGGTTCCCGCGACTGTCGGCAAGGTGGTGCCTGACGGCACCGAGGAAGAGGAATGGAAATGGGTCGTCGACGCCACCCGGGAATGCTTCACCCACGCCAAGAAGGTCGGCGTCAAGATCGCGGTCGAGCCACTCAACCGCTTCGAGACCTATCTGTTCAACCGCGGCGCCCAGGCGCTGGCGCTGGCTGACGCGGTCAGCCCTGAATGCGGCGTCTGCCTCGACGCCTACCACATCCATATGGAAGAATTTAACGTCTATGACGCCATCCGCCAGGTCGGCAAGCGCCTGTTCGACTTCCATGTCGCCGACAACAACCGCTTCGCCGCCGGTCTCGGGCAGATCGACTGGCCGAAGATCATCGCGACGCTGAGGGAGGTCGGCTATGACGGCGCGCTGACCAACGAGTTCGTCGCCCCGGTCGATCGCACGCCGGCCGCACCCTATCCCGACATGGTCGAACGCAACCCGGTCGACATCTCGCCCGAGCAGCTGAAATTCATTCAGGACCATGGCTCCAGCGTGCTCACGGAGAAATTCTACACCGACCAGATGCGCATCAACGCCGAAACGCTGCTGCCGCTGATCAAGTAG
- a CDS encoding sugar phosphate isomerase/epimerase family protein, with the protein MKIGMCMFLWTTAVSKKHEPLLRDIKATGFDGVEIPVFSGTPDDYKKLGDLLDRIGLERTAVSAMGDPAMNLISSDASVRKAGIDYMKWAIDCAQALGAIKLSGPLHSTLGTFSGTGPTAAEKKRSVASQRTIGDHAGKRGVTIGLEALNRFECYLLNTMDDLSEHIDAIDRPHIKAMYDTFHANIEEADPVGAYKRNRKNIVHIHISENNRGVPGRGNIPWKETFSAIRKSGYDDWLTIEAFGRSLKDLAAATKVWRDFSESPEAVYRDGYRHIKNGWKKAGA; encoded by the coding sequence ATGAAAATCGGCATGTGCATGTTCTTGTGGACGACGGCAGTGTCGAAGAAACACGAGCCGTTGCTCAGGGACATCAAGGCGACCGGTTTTGACGGCGTCGAGATACCAGTGTTCTCAGGCACGCCTGACGACTACAAGAAGCTCGGCGACCTGCTCGATCGCATCGGGCTGGAACGCACCGCCGTCTCGGCCATGGGCGATCCGGCGATGAACCTGATCTCGTCGGATGCCAGTGTGCGCAAGGCCGGCATCGACTACATGAAATGGGCGATCGACTGCGCCCAAGCGCTCGGCGCCATTAAGCTGAGCGGCCCGCTGCATTCGACGCTTGGTACCTTCTCTGGCACCGGGCCGACGGCGGCCGAGAAAAAGCGCTCGGTCGCCTCGCAGCGCACAATTGGTGACCATGCCGGCAAGAGAGGAGTCACCATCGGGCTGGAGGCGCTCAACCGCTTCGAATGCTATTTGCTGAATACGATGGACGATCTGTCTGAGCATATCGATGCGATCGACCGCCCGCACATCAAGGCGATGTATGACACCTTCCACGCCAATATCGAGGAGGCCGATCCGGTCGGCGCCTATAAGCGCAATCGAAAGAACATCGTCCACATCCACATTTCAGAAAACAACCGCGGCGTGCCAGGGCGCGGCAATATTCCGTGGAAGGAGACGTTCTCGGCCATTCGCAAGAGCGGCTATGACGACTGGCTGACGATAGAGGCGTTCGGCCGCTCGCTGAAGGATTTGGCGGCGGCCACCAAGGTCTGGCGCGATTTTTCCGAGAGTCCCGAGGCTGTCTACCGCGACGGCTACAGGCACATCAAAAACGGGTGGAAGAAGGCCGGTGCCTGA
- the phnD gene encoding phosphonate ABC transporter substrate-binding protein, translated as MFRKILFGAVSIMAMAMGAVQAQDLKEFRVGILGGENEADRLRNYQCFADHIKEVLGVEKVSLFPAADYDGVIQGLLGGTLDYAELGASAYAKVYLENKDAVQPILTTVQTDGSTGYHSVMVARADSGIKTLADMKGKKLGFADPDSTSGYLIPVTSLPKDIGMDVKSYFASTGFGGGHEQLVLEVLKGTFDAGTTWASGVGDFKDGYSSGNLRKMVDKGVLKMDDLVELWQSPLIPNGPLVIRTSLDAGTKQKITDFLTKLPQTDPACFAAVQGGDFKGYSPVTPEFYQAIIDARKAKIGS; from the coding sequence ATGTTTAGAAAGATACTTTTCGGTGCCGTTTCCATCATGGCCATGGCGATGGGCGCGGTCCAGGCACAGGACCTGAAGGAATTCCGCGTCGGCATTCTGGGCGGCGAGAACGAAGCCGACCGTCTGCGCAACTACCAGTGCTTCGCCGACCACATCAAGGAAGTCCTCGGTGTCGAGAAAGTTTCGCTGTTCCCGGCCGCCGACTACGACGGCGTCATCCAGGGTCTGCTCGGCGGCACGCTTGACTATGCCGAACTCGGCGCGTCCGCCTACGCAAAGGTCTATCTCGAAAACAAGGACGCGGTTCAGCCGATCCTGACGACGGTCCAGACCGACGGTTCGACCGGCTACCATTCGGTTATGGTCGCCCGTGCGGATTCAGGCATCAAGACACTCGCTGACATGAAGGGCAAGAAGCTCGGTTTCGCCGATCCCGATTCGACTTCTGGCTACCTGATCCCGGTCACGTCGCTGCCCAAGGACATCGGTATGGATGTGAAGAGCTATTTCGCGTCGACCGGCTTCGGCGGCGGCCATGAACAGCTGGTGCTTGAAGTTCTGAAGGGCACCTTCGATGCCGGCACCACCTGGGCCTCCGGCGTCGGCGACTTCAAGGACGGCTACAGCTCGGGCAATCTGCGCAAGATGGTCGACAAGGGCGTCCTCAAGATGGACGACCTCGTCGAATTGTGGCAGTCGCCACTGATCCCGAACGGCCCGCTGGTCATACGCACCTCGCTCGACGCCGGCACCAAGCAGAAGATCACCGATTTCCTGACCAAGCTTCCGCAAACCGATCCGGCTTGTTTCGCGGCGGTACAGGGCGGCGACTTCAAGGGCTATTCGCCGGTCACCCCGGAATTCTATCAGGCGATCATCGACGCTCGTAAGGCGAAGATCGGCTCGTAG
- a CDS encoding FadR/GntR family transcriptional regulator → MKEKNLLAKLAAYLFSHSDKETGRTPSERELAEHFGVSRGQIREALAILEAMRIVERRAKSGIYIDTKQASVEAMALFARAGLPLDPVQIYETVELRKIHEIKAAELACSRATEENFERLREILKASEQRIAAGEGLAKEDREFHLEIVRATKNGVFHNICSVYYLMGEQRLPIYFNDPERSVRSHAEHVQIYEALLRRDGNLAQALMSAHLQGAESYWKGLIEGREAESKALALEKA, encoded by the coding sequence ATGAAAGAAAAGAACCTTCTCGCGAAACTCGCCGCCTATCTGTTTTCCCACTCGGACAAGGAGACGGGCCGCACGCCGTCGGAGCGCGAACTGGCGGAGCATTTCGGCGTCAGCCGCGGCCAGATCCGCGAGGCGCTGGCCATTCTCGAAGCCATGCGCATCGTCGAGCGCCGCGCCAAATCCGGCATCTACATCGATACCAAGCAGGCCAGCGTCGAGGCGATGGCGCTGTTTGCGCGCGCCGGCCTGCCGCTCGATCCGGTGCAGATCTATGAGACGGTCGAATTGCGCAAGATCCACGAGATCAAGGCGGCCGAGCTCGCCTGTTCGCGCGCCACCGAAGAGAACTTCGAACGGCTGCGCGAAATCCTGAAAGCCTCGGAGCAGCGCATCGCAGCCGGCGAAGGGCTCGCCAAGGAGGACCGCGAGTTTCATCTGGAAATCGTGCGGGCGACCAAGAACGGCGTCTTCCACAACATCTGCAGCGTCTATTATCTAATGGGCGAGCAGCGCCTGCCGATTTACTTCAATGATCCCGAACGCAGCGTCCGCTCGCATGCCGAGCACGTCCAGATCTACGAGGCGCTGCTGCGCCGCGACGGCAATCTCGCCCAGGCGCTGATGAGCGCCCATCTGCAAGGCGCGGAAAGCTACTGGAAGGGCCTGATCGAAGGCCGTGAGGCAGAATCCAAAGCCCTGGCGCTCGAAAAGGCCTAG
- a CDS encoding sugar phosphate isomerase/epimerase family protein, with translation MPTTMKGPGLFLAQFAGDAAPFNSLASITKWAAGLGYKGVQIPTWDARLFDLKKAASSKAYCDEVKGICAEAGVEITELSTHLQGQLVAVHPAYDAQFDGFAPPAVHNNPKARQKWAVEQMKFGAKASKNLGLKASVSFCGALAFPYLYPWPQRPAGLIEEAFSELGKRWKPILDVYEDNGVDVGYEIHPGEDVFDGATFEMFLDAVGGHKRCNINYDPSHFLLQQLDYLEFIDIYHERIKAFHVKDAEFNPTGRQGVYSGYQSWTNRAGRFRSLGDGQVDFGGIFSKLTQYGYDSWAVLEWECCLKHPEDGAAEGAPFIQHHIIRVTEKAFDDFAGGATDKKVLRAMMGI, from the coding sequence ATGCCGACGACAATGAAGGGCCCCGGGCTGTTTCTGGCGCAGTTCGCGGGCGACGCCGCGCCGTTCAATTCGCTGGCGTCGATTACCAAATGGGCGGCTGGCCTGGGCTACAAGGGCGTGCAGATCCCGACCTGGGATGCGCGGCTGTTCGACCTGAAGAAAGCGGCGTCTTCCAAGGCCTATTGTGACGAGGTCAAAGGCATCTGTGCCGAGGCTGGCGTCGAGATCACCGAGTTGTCGACGCATCTGCAGGGGCAATTGGTGGCGGTGCATCCGGCCTATGACGCGCAGTTCGACGGCTTCGCCCCGCCTGCGGTGCACAACAATCCGAAAGCCAGGCAGAAATGGGCGGTCGAGCAGATGAAGTTCGGCGCCAAGGCGTCGAAGAATCTGGGCTTGAAGGCGTCGGTCTCCTTTTGTGGAGCGTTAGCCTTCCCTTACCTTTATCCGTGGCCGCAGCGGCCGGCCGGATTAATCGAAGAAGCGTTTTCGGAACTCGGCAAACGCTGGAAGCCAATCCTCGATGTCTATGAGGACAATGGCGTCGATGTCGGCTACGAGATCCACCCGGGCGAGGATGTGTTCGACGGTGCGACTTTCGAGATGTTCCTCGACGCCGTCGGCGGCCACAAGCGCTGCAACATCAACTACGACCCGTCGCACTTCCTGCTGCAGCAGCTCGACTATCTCGAATTCATCGACATCTATCACGAGCGGATCAAGGCCTTCCACGTCAAGGACGCCGAGTTCAATCCGACCGGACGGCAAGGCGTCTATTCCGGCTATCAGAGCTGGACCAATCGGGCCGGGCGCTTCCGTTCGTTGGGCGACGGGCAGGTCGATTTCGGCGGCATCTTCTCCAAGCTCACCCAATATGGCTACGATTCCTGGGCGGTGCTGGAATGGGAATGCTGCCTGAAGCATCCCGAGGATGGCGCTGCCGAAGGCGCGCCCTTCATCCAGCACCACATCATCAGGGTGACGGAAAAGGCCTTTGACGATTTCGCCGGCGGCGCGACCGACAAAAAGGTGCTGCGCGCCATGATGGGAATCTGA
- the phnE gene encoding phosphonate ABC transporter, permease protein PhnE → MNADAINDIAARHPDAFRRPLWKRYAAPFGLLLCILYTFYCWWFFSIGIVLEKANWNLAGAYLADWVSYEIRPDIEFKDNYLTIDYSRFSKLGSNPNPDWVIKQIAAIERRVDAAPAPTMTTDKSSQGSFMTPGAPTAENPAPSPDNLVPAAPKTVHEKAIVAATVVLGSGQIAITPNLVTVTRGAESVIFDIAKDSSVTPRTPLPDWIEQRKPGSTAYISFGFLGRAEVQNDEVIAWRRFFGWANFVFDTNSPFWGKPFGEVASLIVSGERIDPSRSNAALAWDNILYNAEWQHGDVWLKLLQTIVMAFVGTVLASVVAFPLAFLAARNITPSWMANQATKRFFDFLRSVDMLIWALFFTRGFGPGPLAGMSAIFFTDTGTLGKLYSEALENIDDKQREGIRSVGATPTMVQRYGVLPQVLPVFLSQSLYFWESNTRSATIIGAVGAGGIGLKLWEAMRTNTNWANVFYMVLLILLVVFVFDNISNYLRRKLMGTVGNDERPERASARPLPAA, encoded by the coding sequence ATGAACGCCGACGCCATCAACGACATCGCCGCTCGCCATCCAGATGCGTTTCGGCGACCCTTATGGAAGCGCTATGCCGCCCCGTTCGGCCTCCTTCTGTGCATTCTCTACACCTTTTACTGCTGGTGGTTCTTCTCGATCGGCATCGTTCTCGAAAAGGCGAACTGGAACCTGGCCGGCGCCTATCTCGCCGACTGGGTGTCTTACGAAATCCGCCCGGACATCGAATTCAAGGACAATTATCTGACCATCGACTACTCCCGCTTCTCCAAACTGGGATCCAATCCAAATCCCGACTGGGTGATCAAGCAGATTGCTGCGATCGAGCGGCGGGTCGACGCCGCGCCAGCACCGACGATGACGACTGACAAGTCGTCGCAGGGTTCGTTCATGACGCCTGGCGCGCCAACCGCCGAGAACCCAGCCCCCTCGCCAGACAACTTGGTTCCGGCTGCGCCTAAAACGGTGCACGAAAAGGCCATCGTGGCGGCGACCGTCGTCCTTGGCAGCGGCCAGATTGCCATTACACCAAATCTTGTCACTGTGACGCGTGGCGCCGAAAGCGTCATCTTCGACATTGCCAAGGACAGCTCTGTCACGCCGCGCACACCGCTGCCTGACTGGATAGAGCAACGCAAGCCAGGTTCGACAGCCTATATCTCGTTCGGATTCTTGGGCCGTGCTGAAGTGCAGAATGACGAGGTGATCGCCTGGAGGCGGTTTTTCGGTTGGGCCAATTTTGTCTTTGACACGAATTCGCCATTCTGGGGAAAACCGTTCGGCGAGGTCGCTTCACTGATCGTCTCCGGTGAGCGCATCGACCCGTCGCGATCAAACGCAGCGCTTGCCTGGGACAACATCCTCTACAACGCCGAGTGGCAGCACGGCGACGTGTGGCTGAAGCTTCTGCAAACCATCGTCATGGCTTTTGTCGGCACGGTGCTGGCCTCGGTCGTCGCCTTTCCGCTCGCCTTCCTGGCTGCGCGCAACATCACGCCGAGTTGGATGGCCAACCAGGCGACAAAGCGCTTCTTCGATTTCCTGCGGTCTGTCGACATGCTGATCTGGGCGCTGTTCTTCACCCGCGGCTTCGGTCCGGGGCCGCTGGCCGGCATGTCGGCGATCTTCTTCACCGACACCGGAACCCTGGGCAAACTCTATTCCGAGGCGCTGGAAAACATCGACGACAAGCAGCGCGAGGGCATCCGCTCGGTGGGCGCCACGCCAACGATGGTGCAACGCTACGGCGTGCTGCCGCAGGTTCTGCCGGTGTTCCTTAGCCAATCCCTCTATTTTTGGGAATCGAACACGCGCTCGGCGACAATCATCGGCGCTGTCGGCGCCGGCGGCATCGGTCTGAAATTGTGGGAAGCCATGCGCACCAACACCAACTGGGCCAATGTTTTCTACATGGTTCTGTTGATCCTGCTTGTCGTTTTTGTTTTCGACAACATCTCCAACTATCTCCGCCGCAAACTGATGGGGACCGTCGGCAACGACGAGCGGCCGGAACGCGCCTCCGCCCGCCCGCTGCCGGCGGCTTAG
- the phnE gene encoding phosphonate ABC transporter, permease protein PhnE, giving the protein MSATDVYRAPALSTEAALVERHWRHLAARRRLYTIGGLVFLLLALSGSLWFANETNAGKFFDRLPHIADFFVELKPRDWFEPVRALFDLPSPYDDGSLKFDYPEGRVYLTQGIYIPEYFYRMIETLNIALFSTLVGSTFGFLLCFLAASNITASRWLRFTTRRLLEIVRAFPEIVIAGFFLAIFSLGPIPAILAVSIHTVGALGKMFFEVVENADMKPDEGLRAVGANWVERVWFGIVPQVLPNFMSYFLLRFEINVRASTILGAVGAGGIGESLRLSISRGHEAKTIAIVFLLFCTIVAVDQFSAWLRQRLVGRQAFAYGRGE; this is encoded by the coding sequence ATGAGTGCGACCGACGTCTACCGCGCGCCTGCGCTCTCCACAGAAGCAGCCTTGGTCGAGCGGCACTGGCGCCACCTCGCCGCTCGCCGGCGCCTCTACACGATCGGAGGCCTGGTTTTCCTGTTGCTTGCGCTCTCGGGCTCGCTCTGGTTCGCCAACGAAACCAACGCCGGAAAGTTCTTCGACCGCCTTCCGCACATCGCCGACTTTTTCGTCGAATTGAAGCCGCGCGACTGGTTCGAACCGGTGCGCGCGCTGTTCGACCTGCCGTCGCCCTATGACGATGGCAGCCTCAAATTCGACTATCCCGAAGGCCGGGTCTACCTGACCCAAGGCATCTACATTCCGGAGTATTTCTACCGGATGATCGAGACACTGAACATTGCGCTGTTTTCGACGCTGGTCGGCTCCACCTTCGGTTTCCTGCTCTGCTTCTTGGCTGCCAGCAATATAACGGCCAGCCGCTGGCTCCGTTTCACAACGCGCCGCTTACTTGAAATTGTCCGCGCCTTTCCGGAAATCGTCATTGCCGGGTTTTTCCTGGCGATCTTCTCGCTTGGGCCCATTCCGGCGATCCTCGCGGTCAGCATCCACACGGTGGGCGCGCTCGGAAAAATGTTCTTCGAAGTGGTCGAGAATGCCGACATGAAGCCTGACGAAGGCTTGCGGGCCGTTGGCGCCAATTGGGTCGAACGGGTGTGGTTCGGCATCGTGCCTCAGGTTCTACCCAACTTCATGAGCTATTTCCTGCTCCGCTTTGAGATCAATGTGCGCGCTTCGACCATTCTCGGCGCCGTCGGCGCCGGCGGCATCGGCGAATCCCTGCGTCTTTCGATCAGCCGGGGCCATGAGGCCAAGACCATTGCCATCGTCTTTCTGCTGTTCTGCACGATTGTCGCCGTTGACCAGTTTTCGGCATGGCTGAGACAACGTCTTGTCGGCAGGCAGGCGTTCGCATACGGGCGCGGAGAGTAG
- a CDS encoding mandelate racemase/muconate lactonizing enzyme family protein: MRIKTVQAWWVRIPIDAARQHRSDFGQVTTFDAAILRIETDDGLVGWGEGKNAAGSAGSYGALVHMLNHEVGPQLIGRDPADIGVIWEMFYNGVRHDTAARAGHAMPQLARRGMNIAAISAVDIALWDILGKSLGVPVWRLLGGRKLDRMQAYASGGWAAADAIGDQLKSYIAKGGFKALKMRIGAMDGAPHVSAARVRAARQALGPDVDLMVDAHGTYTVAEAKRFTHLAGDLDLAWFEEPVIADDKSGMAEVRACGSIPIATGESEATRYAFRDLAVLKAADIFQPDPAFCGGISEAMKIGTIASAFNLRFAPHLWAGAPCFFAGLHVCAASPASFTVEYSLGANPMIHDLIEETVEAKDGMIAIPEKPGLGFTISERFLEAHAQRS, encoded by the coding sequence ATGCGTATCAAGACCGTCCAGGCCTGGTGGGTTCGCATACCGATCGACGCGGCGCGTCAGCACCGCAGCGACTTCGGTCAGGTGACGACGTTCGACGCCGCCATCCTGCGCATCGAGACTGATGACGGGCTGGTCGGCTGGGGCGAAGGCAAGAACGCTGCCGGCAGTGCCGGCAGCTATGGCGCCCTGGTCCATATGCTCAACCATGAAGTCGGCCCGCAATTGATCGGCCGCGACCCGGCCGATATCGGCGTTATCTGGGAGATGTTCTACAATGGCGTGCGCCACGACACCGCGGCACGTGCCGGCCACGCCATGCCGCAACTGGCGCGGCGTGGCATGAACATCGCTGCCATCAGCGCCGTCGACATCGCGCTCTGGGATATATTGGGCAAATCGCTCGGGGTTCCGGTCTGGCGGCTGCTCGGTGGCCGCAAGCTTGACCGCATGCAGGCTTACGCCTCCGGCGGCTGGGCCGCCGCCGACGCCATCGGCGACCAGTTGAAGTCCTATATCGCCAAGGGCGGCTTCAAGGCGCTGAAGATGCGGATCGGCGCCATGGACGGCGCCCCGCACGTTTCCGCGGCCCGCGTGCGCGCCGCAAGACAGGCGCTCGGTCCCGATGTCGACCTCATGGTCGATGCGCATGGCACCTACACGGTGGCGGAAGCCAAGCGCTTCACCCACCTCGCCGGCGATCTCGATCTCGCCTGGTTTGAGGAACCGGTCATCGCCGACGACAAATCCGGCATGGCCGAAGTGCGCGCCTGCGGCTCCATCCCGATCGCCACCGGCGAGAGCGAGGCGACGCGCTATGCGTTCCGCGACCTCGCCGTGCTCAAGGCCGCCGACATCTTCCAGCCGGACCCGGCCTTTTGCGGCGGCATCAGTGAAGCCATGAAGATCGGCACCATCGCCAGCGCCTTCAATCTGCGCTTCGCACCGCATCTGTGGGCCGGCGCGCCTTGCTTCTTTGCCGGGCTGCATGTCTGCGCCGCTTCGCCGGCAAGCTTCACTGTCGAATATTCGCTCGGCGCCAACCCGATGATCCATGATCTTATCGAAGAGACTGTCGAAGCAAAGGACGGTATGATAGCGATCCCTGAAAAGCCCGGACTGGGATTCACCATTTCGGAGCGGTTCCTGGAGGCGCACGCGCAACGCAGCTGA
- a CDS encoding NAD(P)-dependent oxidoreductase: MPKILSTHTLHPRAAAMLAGAGKLVVASALDAGTLAAEASDADIIIVRAPLPPALFEGATKLRAAIRHGAGLDMVPMEAAAAAGVLVANVPAVNARSVAEYVMFAALALLRRFRMVDRDLRAKGWLAGRDHTISASELAGKTIGIVGFGAIGQAVSHIAAHGFGLNVVATTRSMQPAPDRVGFLSIDALVEQSDIIVLCCPLTPETRGLIGRERIARMKPDALLINISRGPVIDDDALIDALQKGRIGGAALDVFATQPLPSNHPYFGFDNVIVTPHMAGITEQSMLRMGVGAAGETLLVLANKLPVNLRNPEVVGHYRRRFPAD, from the coding sequence ATGCCCAAAATCCTTTCGACGCACACGCTGCACCCGCGTGCCGCCGCCATGCTGGCTGGAGCCGGCAAGCTCGTCGTCGCCTCCGCCCTCGATGCCGGCACACTGGCCGCCGAAGCGAGCGACGCCGACATCATCATCGTCCGCGCCCCGCTCCCGCCGGCACTTTTCGAAGGTGCGACGAAGCTGAGGGCGGCGATCCGCCACGGCGCCGGGCTCGATATGGTGCCGATGGAGGCGGCCGCCGCCGCCGGCGTGCTGGTGGCCAACGTGCCGGCGGTCAACGCGCGATCGGTCGCCGAATACGTGATGTTCGCCGCCCTTGCGCTGCTTCGACGCTTCCGCATGGTCGACCGCGACCTGCGCGCGAAGGGCTGGCTCGCCGGCCGCGACCACACCATTTCTGCCAGCGAGCTCGCCGGCAAGACGATCGGCATTGTCGGCTTCGGTGCGATCGGTCAGGCGGTCAGCCATATCGCCGCGCACGGCTTCGGCCTGAACGTGGTGGCGACGACCCGCAGCATGCAGCCGGCGCCGGACAGGGTCGGCTTCCTGTCGATCGACGCGCTGGTCGAACAGAGCGACATCATCGTACTGTGCTGCCCGCTGACACCGGAGACGCGCGGCCTGATCGGCCGTGAACGCATCGCCCGCATGAAGCCGGATGCGCTGCTGATCAACATCTCGCGCGGGCCGGTGATCGATGACGACGCGCTGATCGATGCCTTGCAAAAGGGCCGTATCGGCGGGGCTGCGCTCGATGTCTTTGCGACGCAGCCGCTGCCTTCAAATCATCCCTATTTCGGCTTCGACAATGTCATTGTCACGCCGCACATGGCCGGCATCACCGAACAATCGATGCTGCGCATGGGTGTCGGCGCGGCAGGCGAGACCTTGCTGGTGCTGGCCAACAAGCTGCCGGTCAATTTGCGCAATCCCGAAGTGGTCGGGCACTACCGGCGGCGGTTCCCGGCCGACTGA